One genomic window of Streptomonospora nanhaiensis includes the following:
- a CDS encoding GTP-binding protein yields MTSVKIVVAGGFGVGKTTFVGSVSEIVPLTTEAVMTSASVGVDDLAKTPDKQTTTVAMDFGRVSLDSDLILYLFGTPGQHRFWFMWDDLVKGAIGAVVLVDTRRLADCFPAIDYFEEARLPFIVAINGFDGYYPHAAEEVRDALTLSADIPIVQVDARDRTSTKATLITLVEHAINVGDAGGAGQQPTSTGGQGSWR; encoded by the coding sequence ATGACGTCGGTCAAGATCGTCGTCGCCGGAGGCTTCGGTGTCGGCAAGACGACATTCGTCGGCTCCGTCTCCGAGATCGTGCCGCTGACCACCGAGGCGGTCATGACCAGCGCCAGTGTCGGCGTCGACGACCTCGCCAAGACGCCGGACAAGCAGACCACCACCGTGGCCATGGACTTCGGCCGCGTCTCGCTGGACTCCGACCTCATCCTCTACCTGTTCGGCACCCCGGGCCAGCACCGCTTCTGGTTCATGTGGGACGACCTGGTCAAGGGCGCGATCGGCGCCGTGGTCCTGGTCGACACCCGCCGCCTCGCCGACTGCTTCCCCGCCATCGACTACTTCGAAGAGGCGCGGCTGCCGTTCATCGTGGCGATCAACGGGTTCGACGGCTACTACCCGCACGCCGCCGAGGAGGTCCGCGACGCCCTCACCCTCAGCGCGGACATCCCCATCGTGCAGGTCGACGCCCGCGACCGCACCTCGACCAAGGCCACGCTGATCACCCTGGTCGAGCACGCCATCAACGTGGGCGACGCCGGCGGCGCCGGCCAGCAGCCCACCTCCACCGGCGGCCAGGGCTCCTGGCGCTGA
- a CDS encoding GH1 family beta-glucosidase: MPGTATGAEAAVRFPADFVWGASTASFQIEGSTTADGRGPSIWDTFANTPGKVLNGDTGEPAVDHYRRYAEDIGIMRELGIGAYRFSVAWPRILPEGAGAVNQAGLDFYDRLLDGLLAAGITPWPTLYHWDLPQALEDKGGWPNRDTAYRFAEYAEVLRDRFGDRVSDWTTLNEPWCAAFLGYADGVHAPGRREPAAALAAAHHLMLGHGLAAAVLREGAGGGQRRVGLTLNQTTVRPYTTSPADIAVARRADGVRNRVFTGPLFRGAYPADMLEDLAAVSDFAFVRDGDLAVINAPLDHLGVNYYTPHWVSASSDGIDPSRVESGGDSGAYVGCDDVVFVSQGLPRTGIGWEIDATGLYEVLVRLAAECPGVPMYVHENGAAYEDEVGPDGQVHDPERTAYIDAHLRTVHEALKAGVPMRGYFVWSLLDNFEWAWGYSQRFGLVHVDYETQQRRVKDSGRWYADVIRRGGLAV; this comes from the coding sequence ATACCCGGCACCGCCACCGGCGCCGAGGCCGCCGTCCGCTTCCCCGCGGACTTCGTGTGGGGCGCCTCCACCGCCTCCTTCCAGATCGAGGGCAGCACCACCGCCGACGGCCGCGGCCCCAGCATCTGGGACACCTTCGCCAACACCCCGGGCAAGGTCCTCAACGGCGACACCGGCGAACCCGCCGTGGACCACTACCGCCGCTACGCCGAGGACATCGGCATCATGCGCGAACTGGGGATCGGCGCCTACCGGTTCTCCGTCGCCTGGCCGCGGATCCTGCCCGAGGGCGCGGGGGCGGTCAACCAGGCCGGCCTGGACTTCTACGACCGGCTCCTGGACGGCCTGCTCGCCGCCGGGATCACCCCCTGGCCCACCCTCTACCACTGGGACCTGCCCCAGGCGCTGGAGGACAAGGGCGGCTGGCCCAACCGCGACACCGCCTACCGCTTCGCCGAGTACGCCGAGGTGCTGCGCGACCGCTTCGGCGACCGCGTCAGCGACTGGACCACCCTCAACGAGCCCTGGTGCGCGGCGTTCCTGGGCTACGCCGACGGCGTGCACGCCCCGGGCCGGCGCGAGCCGGCCGCCGCCCTGGCTGCCGCCCACCACCTGATGCTGGGCCACGGCCTGGCGGCCGCGGTGCTGCGCGAGGGCGCCGGCGGCGGGCAGCGGCGCGTGGGCCTGACCCTCAACCAGACCACCGTGCGGCCCTACACCACCTCGCCCGCCGACATCGCGGTCGCCCGCCGCGCCGACGGCGTGCGCAACCGGGTGTTCACCGGTCCGCTGTTCCGCGGCGCCTACCCCGCCGACATGCTGGAGGACCTGGCCGCCGTCAGCGACTTCGCGTTCGTCCGCGACGGCGACCTGGCCGTGATCAACGCGCCGCTGGACCACCTGGGCGTCAACTACTACACCCCGCACTGGGTCTCGGCCTCCAGCGATGGCATCGACCCCTCCCGCGTGGAGAGCGGCGGCGACAGCGGCGCCTACGTCGGCTGCGACGACGTGGTGTTCGTCAGCCAGGGCCTGCCGCGCACCGGCATCGGCTGGGAGATCGACGCCACCGGGCTGTACGAGGTGCTGGTGCGCCTGGCCGCCGAGTGCCCCGGCGTGCCCATGTACGTCCACGAGAACGGCGCGGCCTACGAGGACGAGGTCGGCCCCGACGGCCAGGTGCACGACCCCGAGCGCACCGCCTACATCGACGCCCACCTGCGCACCGTGCACGAGGCGCTGAAGGCCGGCGTGCCCATGCGCGGCTACTTCGTGTGGTCGCTGCTGGACAACTTCGAGTGGGCCTGGGGCTACTCCCAGCGCTTCGGGCTGGTCCACGTCGACTACGAGACCCAGCAGCGCCGCGTCAAGGACAGCGGGCGCTGGTACGCCGACGTCATCCGGCGAGGTGGGCTGGCCGTGTAG
- a CDS encoding carbohydrate ABC transporter permease: protein MWSRLDVRASPYAFIAPFFLLFGVFGLFPLLYTVWVSLHDWSLIGGNEGWAGLDNYARLVTDPVFWNALYNTLGIFVLAVVPQLLLALLLADTLNRRIRFANLFRMTLILPYITSIAALAIVFSTLFGGEQFGLINQLLAAMGLEPIAWHGDRYAAWTAIAVMIDWRWTGYNALIYLAAMQSIPKDVYEAADLDGASRMRQFWQITIPLLRPTIVFTVIISTIGQMQLFTEPAIFDNSAGYGGGTQGQFQTVMMLVFEEVFTYQNYGYAAAVSWVLFLLVVLLGLLNTWLTSRIRGAE from the coding sequence ATGTGGAGCCGCCTTGACGTCCGCGCCTCCCCCTACGCGTTCATCGCCCCGTTCTTCCTGCTGTTCGGGGTCTTCGGGCTGTTCCCCCTGCTCTACACGGTCTGGGTCTCCCTGCACGACTGGAGCCTGATCGGCGGCAACGAGGGCTGGGCGGGCCTGGACAACTACGCCCGCCTGGTGACCGACCCCGTCTTCTGGAACGCTCTCTACAACACCCTGGGCATCTTCGTCCTGGCGGTCGTACCGCAGCTGCTCCTCGCGCTGCTGCTGGCCGACACGCTCAACCGGCGCATCCGCTTCGCCAACCTGTTCCGGATGACGCTGATCCTGCCCTACATCACCTCCATCGCCGCGCTGGCCATCGTGTTCAGCACGCTGTTCGGTGGAGAGCAGTTCGGCCTGATCAACCAGCTGCTGGCCGCAATGGGCCTGGAGCCCATCGCCTGGCACGGCGACCGCTACGCCGCCTGGACCGCGATCGCCGTCATGATCGACTGGCGCTGGACCGGCTACAACGCGCTCATCTACCTGGCGGCGATGCAGTCGATCCCCAAGGACGTCTACGAGGCGGCCGACCTCGACGGCGCCTCGCGCATGCGCCAGTTCTGGCAGATCACCATCCCGCTGCTGCGGCCCACCATCGTCTTCACGGTGATCATCTCGACCATCGGCCAGATGCAGCTGTTCACCGAGCCGGCCATCTTCGACAACAGCGCCGGCTACGGAGGCGGCACCCAGGGCCAGTTCCAGACGGTCATGATGCTCGTCTTCGAAGAGGTCTTCACCTACCAGAACTACGGCTACGCCGCGGCGGTCTCGTGGGTGCTGTTCCTGCTCGTCGTGCTGCTCGGCCTGCTCAACACGTGGCTCACCAGCCGGATTCGAGGTGCGGAATGA
- a CDS encoding sensor histidine kinase, protein MRPRLIALIVIPTAAALVLGGLRISESIVNTVTHDRIEQMAALTESMVHLGDELGRERVYSAAYIADNVDPDERSQQKLDALQEQIQESRQAEQEVRNLIDGLGDPGTQLAANRLQGLQGSLGNLDTVRTEVQSTRTSVLSMVTKYRQVIGSLADFTQIIAEATSDTELRESVRALTALANAREELSYEGALMLHSLSTGTMSNGIRSEVEDSRAGFEHERENFRDSATTQQAQLYEEMYAGPEVSQVDTMRLRAVMRARDSQDITSVMQDSTPQDYQDALDGTLDRMHDLESTLASGVRTQADELRSGAFNLALLDTALVLAVLIAVFVLTSIVVRSLVRPLRALREGALRIAEEDLPGAIARMQESSSAPGDVEVSPIEVTSRDEIGEVARSFDEVHRVALRLASDEAALRSNVNAMFVNLSRRSQTLVERQLRLIDGLEQGEQDSDRLSDLFQLDHLATRMRRNNENLLVLSGQDNTRKWAQPVPLVDVLRGAISEVDEYERVNVRAPSHISVLGRPVNDVIHLVAELVENATAFSSKDTQVAVNAQVLEDGGVRVEVTDSGIGMPPDEIAATNARLAEPPVIDVGVSRRMGLFVVSRLAARHGIRVWLSEAHNGGITATAVLPPDLLITPVEPQAPVEPPALGPSAPDTYAEAAAAFAANPAPPEPGVWGGAGDFGRSSAASDLPKREPGYNRPAVSGASAPAEHPPSGEDLWAAGSSGWANPPAAPGARPLPPAEPRRTEPEPPRAEPPASERPPLPERPAPEPPRSPSPWDTPGWSGEPRRAEPEAPRSYERPAPPPAQPYAEERRPWEADSAPAAPSDNVWAAPSRRTPQPPRPEWSGDHDSREGYGSTAYISRRYGGTGAGQNTVVPPSPEESSSEALPIFDAIESNWFRRRSGGPASEPETGPLPRFADSGAADGARREPPAADSAGRYGSAPAAPAPAANGSSGGAAGSSGANGHASRNGAGARRPEDEWRSDADRGWQAARSAAEPIAGGLTSSGLPKRVPKANLVPGTAPAPEHVKQVPTRSADRVRNRFSGFQRGIREGRSQLGGQPGEDDK, encoded by the coding sequence GTGCGCCCGCGACTGATCGCTCTGATCGTCATCCCCACCGCGGCGGCGCTCGTCCTGGGCGGCCTGCGGATCTCCGAGAGCATCGTCAACACCGTCACCCACGACCGCATCGAGCAGATGGCGGCCCTGACGGAGTCGATGGTCCACCTCGGCGACGAACTGGGCCGGGAGCGGGTCTACTCCGCCGCCTACATCGCCGACAACGTCGACCCCGACGAGCGGTCCCAGCAGAAGCTCGACGCCCTCCAGGAGCAGATCCAGGAGAGCCGCCAGGCCGAGCAGGAGGTCCGCAACCTCATCGATGGCCTGGGCGACCCCGGCACCCAGCTCGCCGCCAACCGGCTGCAGGGCCTCCAGGGCAGCCTGGGCAACCTGGACACCGTCCGCACCGAGGTGCAGTCCACGCGCACCTCGGTGCTCTCCATGGTGACCAAGTACCGCCAGGTCATCGGCTCCCTCGCCGACTTCACCCAGATCATCGCCGAGGCCACGAGCGACACCGAGCTGCGCGAGAGCGTCCGCGCGCTCACCGCCCTGGCCAACGCCCGCGAGGAGCTGTCCTACGAGGGCGCCCTCATGCTGCACTCGCTGAGCACCGGCACGATGTCCAACGGCATCCGCTCGGAGGTCGAGGACAGCCGCGCCGGGTTCGAGCACGAGCGCGAGAACTTCCGCGACAGCGCCACGACCCAGCAGGCCCAGCTCTACGAGGAGATGTACGCCGGCCCCGAGGTCAGCCAGGTCGACACCATGCGGCTGCGGGCGGTCATGCGGGCGCGGGACAGCCAGGACATCACCAGCGTGATGCAGGACTCCACGCCGCAGGACTACCAGGACGCCCTGGACGGCACGCTGGACCGGATGCACGACCTGGAGAGCACCCTGGCCTCGGGGGTGCGCACCCAGGCCGACGAGCTGCGCTCGGGCGCGTTCAACCTGGCGCTGCTGGACACCGCTCTGGTGCTGGCCGTCCTCATCGCCGTGTTCGTGCTGACCTCCATCGTGGTCCGCTCGCTGGTCCGCCCGCTGCGCGCGCTGCGCGAGGGCGCCCTGCGCATCGCCGAGGAGGACCTGCCCGGCGCCATCGCCCGCATGCAGGAGTCCAGCTCTGCCCCCGGCGACGTCGAGGTCAGCCCCATCGAGGTCACCTCCCGCGACGAGATCGGCGAGGTCGCCCGGTCCTTCGACGAGGTCCACCGCGTGGCGCTGCGCCTGGCCTCCGACGAGGCCGCCCTGCGCAGCAACGTCAACGCGATGTTCGTCAACCTCTCCCGCCGCAGCCAGACCCTGGTGGAGCGGCAGCTGCGCCTGATCGACGGCCTGGAGCAGGGCGAGCAGGACTCCGACCGGCTGTCGGACCTCTTCCAGCTCGACCACCTCGCCACCCGCATGCGGCGCAACAACGAGAACCTGCTGGTCCTCTCGGGCCAGGACAACACCCGCAAGTGGGCCCAGCCGGTCCCGCTGGTCGACGTGCTGCGCGGCGCGATCTCCGAGGTCGACGAGTACGAGCGCGTCAACGTGCGCGCCCCCTCCCACATCTCGGTCCTGGGCCGCCCCGTCAACGACGTCATCCACCTGGTGGCCGAGCTGGTCGAGAACGCCACGGCGTTCTCCTCCAAGGACACCCAGGTGGCGGTCAACGCCCAGGTCCTGGAGGACGGCGGCGTGCGGGTCGAGGTCACCGACAGCGGCATCGGCATGCCGCCCGACGAGATCGCCGCCACCAACGCCCGCCTGGCCGAGCCGCCCGTCATCGACGTCGGCGTCTCCCGCCGCATGGGCCTGTTCGTGGTCAGCCGCCTGGCCGCCCGCCACGGCATCCGGGTGTGGCTGTCGGAGGCCCACAACGGCGGCATCACCGCCACGGCCGTGCTGCCGCCCGACCTGCTGATCACCCCGGTGGAGCCGCAGGCCCCCGTCGAGCCGCCCGCGCTGGGCCCCTCGGCGCCCGACACCTACGCCGAGGCCGCCGCGGCCTTCGCCGCCAACCCCGCGCCGCCCGAGCCCGGGGTGTGGGGCGGCGCCGGGGACTTCGGCCGCTCCTCGGCGGCCTCCGACCTGCCCAAGCGCGAGCCCGGCTACAACCGGCCCGCCGTCTCGGGCGCCTCCGCCCCCGCCGAGCACCCGCCCAGCGGCGAGGACCTGTGGGCCGCCGGCTCCTCCGGCTGGGCCAACCCGCCCGCCGCGCCGGGCGCCCGCCCCCTGCCGCCGGCCGAGCCGCGCCGCACCGAGCCCGAGCCCCCGCGTGCCGAGCCGCCCGCCTCCGAGCGGCCGCCGCTTCCCGAGCGCCCGGCGCCCGAGCCGCCGCGCAGCCCTTCGCCGTGGGACACCCCCGGCTGGAGCGGCGAGCCCCGCCGCGCCGAGCCCGAGGCGCCGCGCTCCTACGAGCGGCCCGCCCCTCCGCCGGCCCAGCCCTACGCCGAGGAGCGCCGCCCGTGGGAGGCCGACTCCGCGCCGGCCGCGCCGAGCGACAACGTCTGGGCCGCGCCCAGCCGGCGCACCCCCCAGCCGCCCCGGCCCGAGTGGAGCGGCGACCACGACTCCCGCGAGGGCTACGGCTCCACCGCCTACATCTCGCGCCGCTACGGCGGCACGGGCGCCGGGCAGAACACCGTGGTGCCGCCCTCGCCGGAGGAGAGCAGCTCCGAGGCGCTGCCGATCTTCGACGCCATCGAGTCCAACTGGTTCCGCCGCCGCAGCGGGGGACCGGCCTCCGAGCCCGAGACCGGCCCGCTGCCGCGCTTCGCCGACAGCGGCGCGGCCGACGGCGCCCGCCGCGAGCCCCCCGCCGCCGACTCCGCCGGACGCTACGGGTCGGCGCCCGCCGCGCCCGCCCCCGCCGCCAACGGGTCCTCCGGCGGTGCCGCGGGGTCCTCCGGCGCCAACGGGCACGCCTCGCGCAACGGCGCGGGCGCCCGCCGGCCCGAGGACGAGTGGCGCTCCGACGCCGACCGCGGATGGCAGGCCGCCCGCTCGGCCGCCGAGCCCATCGCCGGCGGACTCACCTCCTCGGGGTTGCCAAAGCGCGTTCCCAAGGCGAACCTGGTTCCCGGAACCGCTCCGGCGCCCGAGCACGTCAAGCAGGTCCCTACGCGCTCGGCCGACCGGGTCCGCAACCGCTTCTCCGGCTTCCAGCGCGGAATCCGCGAGGGCCGCAGCCAGTTGGGCGGCCAGCCGGGCGAGGACGACAAGTGA
- a CDS encoding M15 family metallopeptidase: protein MNPVPPAAPRPGRARRAAALGLCLAAVLSGTAHADPPREADGEASPAELTSDLAAVRARLDDLQADADAAILAYADAADRLAEARSESDAARRAADRAAGRGAQARGDAARYAAAAYKGADLSPAVAWTSSRGPQEALDRSAYLALVGGRRSDTVATADAASTAARTLAERAEDAEEERAAAAEEAADARDAALEAVAEQEDALADITAEQTELELRLARVRGGGEREELEDRREAALDRASSAASAGSGAGPAAGAEPASGEPCTASGAEGYPNGRIPESALCPLPQPGEMLRADAAAAFIRLDGAFRERFGRPMCVTDSYRPYAEQVRLFREKEAGMAAGPGTSTHGEGAAVDLCGGVNEHGSAEHAWMLRTAPDYGWHNPDWARGGFEPWHWEYTG, encoded by the coding sequence GTGAACCCGGTTCCGCCTGCCGCACCCCGCCCCGGACGCGCGCGCCGCGCCGCCGCCCTGGGGCTGTGCCTGGCCGCCGTCCTGTCCGGTACCGCCCACGCCGACCCGCCCCGCGAGGCCGACGGCGAGGCGTCCCCGGCCGAGCTGACCAGCGACCTGGCGGCGGTCCGCGCCCGGCTCGACGACCTGCAGGCCGACGCCGACGCCGCCATCCTCGCCTACGCCGACGCCGCCGACCGGCTGGCCGAGGCCCGCTCCGAGAGCGACGCCGCCCGCCGCGCCGCCGACCGCGCCGCCGGGCGCGGCGCCCAGGCCCGCGGCGACGCCGCCCGCTACGCCGCGGCCGCCTACAAGGGCGCCGACCTCAGCCCGGCCGTGGCCTGGACCTCCTCCCGGGGCCCCCAGGAGGCCCTGGACCGCTCGGCCTACCTGGCGCTGGTCGGCGGGCGCCGCTCCGACACCGTGGCCACCGCCGACGCCGCGAGCACCGCCGCCCGGACCCTGGCCGAGCGGGCCGAGGACGCCGAGGAGGAGCGGGCCGCCGCGGCCGAGGAGGCCGCCGACGCCCGGGACGCCGCCCTGGAGGCGGTCGCCGAGCAGGAGGACGCCCTCGCCGACATCACCGCCGAGCAGACCGAGTTGGAACTGCGCCTGGCGCGGGTCCGCGGCGGCGGGGAGCGAGAGGAACTGGAGGACCGGCGCGAGGCCGCCCTGGACCGGGCTTCCTCGGCCGCCTCGGCCGGGAGCGGGGCCGGGCCCGCCGCCGGCGCGGAGCCCGCCTCCGGGGAGCCCTGCACCGCCTCGGGCGCCGAGGGGTACCCCAACGGCCGCATCCCGGAGTCGGCGCTGTGCCCGCTCCCCCAGCCCGGCGAGATGCTGCGGGCCGACGCCGCCGCCGCGTTCATCCGCCTCGACGGCGCGTTCCGCGAGCGGTTCGGCCGGCCGATGTGCGTCACCGACTCCTACCGGCCCTACGCCGAGCAGGTGCGGCTGTTCCGCGAGAAGGAGGCGGGCATGGCCGCCGGCCCGGGCACCAGCACGCACGGCGAGGGCGCGGCCGTGGACCTGTGCGGCGGGGTCAACGAGCACGGCTCGGCCGAGCACGCGTGGATGCTGCGCACCGCGCCCGACTACGGCTGGCACAACCCCGACTGGGCCCGGGGCGGGTTCGAGCCCTGGCACTGGGAGTACACCGGCTGA
- a CDS encoding cyclase family protein, whose product MRAVRVVDLSRTIGPETQPYPGDDPPVLEEAATLAEHGYTSTRVHMGSHSGTHADAPFHFLADGARLEELPLELFVCPAVVVDATGRPDRSPITSADLEPWVPRLAPGTAVLVRTGWAAHYGTDRYFDHPYLDGSAARLLTAAGVRTVGVDTPSPDPTRRAGDPEPDWAAHLAVLGAGGTIVENLCRLEDVDFPDPLFCALPIRLAGGDGAPVRAVAVRTG is encoded by the coding sequence GTGCGGGCGGTGCGTGTGGTGGACCTGAGCCGGACGATCGGGCCGGAGACCCAGCCCTACCCGGGGGACGACCCCCCGGTGCTGGAGGAGGCGGCCACCCTGGCCGAGCACGGCTACACCTCCACCCGGGTGCACATGGGCTCGCACAGCGGGACCCACGCCGACGCGCCCTTCCACTTCCTGGCCGACGGCGCGCGGCTGGAGGAGCTGCCGCTGGAGCTGTTCGTCTGCCCGGCGGTGGTGGTCGACGCGACCGGCCGGCCCGACCGCTCCCCCATCACCTCCGCCGACCTGGAGCCGTGGGTGCCGCGCCTGGCTCCGGGCACGGCGGTGCTGGTGCGCACCGGGTGGGCGGCCCACTACGGCACCGACCGGTACTTCGACCACCCCTACCTCGACGGCTCGGCGGCCCGGCTGCTCACGGCGGCGGGCGTGCGCACGGTGGGCGTGGACACGCCCAGCCCCGACCCCACCCGGCGCGCGGGCGACCCCGAACCGGACTGGGCGGCGCACCTGGCGGTGCTGGGGGCGGGCGGCACGATCGTGGAGAACCTCTGCCGCCTGGAGGACGTGGACTTCCCCGACCCGCTGTTCTGCGCGCTGCCGATCCGGCTGGCCGGCGGCGACGGCGCACCGGTGCGCGCGGTGGCCGTGCGCACCGGCTGA
- a CDS encoding DUF742 domain-containing protein yields the protein MVAPHSRDAGSWFGQHPTGASRPLAAGPGGADLPRSPHQHADQAAAGAPSSLVRPYAVTKGRTKPKSQLPLETLISSTATARAESGTLTPECQAISDLCREWRSVAEISALLRIPLGVARVLVADMSEQGLLQIRSTINTDSRPNANLLERVLSGLRKL from the coding sequence GTGGTGGCACCTCACAGCCGAGATGCCGGGTCGTGGTTCGGGCAGCACCCCACCGGCGCCTCCAGACCGCTTGCGGCGGGGCCGGGCGGCGCGGACCTTCCACGATCCCCCCATCAACACGCCGACCAGGCGGCGGCCGGAGCACCCAGCTCGCTCGTCCGCCCCTACGCTGTCACCAAGGGCCGCACCAAGCCGAAGTCGCAGTTGCCGCTGGAGACCCTGATCTCCTCCACGGCCACCGCGCGCGCCGAGTCGGGGACCCTCACCCCCGAGTGCCAGGCCATCAGCGACCTGTGCCGCGAATGGCGCTCCGTCGCCGAGATCTCAGCCCTGCTGCGGATCCCGCTGGGAGTCGCCAGGGTGCTGGTCGCGGACATGTCCGAACAGGGACTGCTGCAGATCAGGTCGACGATCAACACCGACAGCCGGCCCAACGCCAACCTTCTTGAAAGGGTGCTCAGTGGACTTCGCAAGCTCTAG
- a CDS encoding LacI family DNA-binding transcriptional regulator: protein MNGGRRPTLEMVAMRAGVGRGTVSRVINGSDQVSPATREAVRTAIAELGYVPNHAARTLVTRRTDTVAFVIAESDDRLFAQPFFAQIVRGVSTALNELGLQMLLTTVRSADEYERLGDYLTAHHVDGVLLVSLHADDPLPDRLVEAGVPFVIGGRPSWQTRHPVHSVDVDNVGGAHTATRRLVETGRRRIATVAGPPDMVAGEDRLEGYLTALREAGLPPAPELVARGDFSYESGEAAMRRILEAAPDVDAVFVASDPMALAVLKVLRSAGRRVPDDVAVIGYDNSPFAAHSDPPLTSVHQPTERMGSEMARILADIAIPGAADHTERMLDTHLVIRESG from the coding sequence ATGAATGGGGGCCGGCGGCCGACGCTGGAGATGGTGGCGATGCGCGCGGGGGTCGGGCGCGGCACCGTCTCCCGGGTCATCAACGGATCGGACCAGGTGAGTCCGGCCACGCGCGAGGCGGTGCGCACCGCCATCGCCGAGTTGGGCTACGTCCCCAACCACGCCGCCCGCACCCTGGTCACGCGGCGCACCGACACGGTGGCCTTCGTGATCGCCGAGTCCGACGACCGCCTGTTCGCCCAGCCGTTCTTCGCGCAGATCGTGCGGGGGGTCAGCACCGCGCTCAACGAACTGGGCCTGCAGATGCTGCTGACCACCGTGCGGTCGGCCGACGAGTACGAGCGGCTGGGCGACTACCTCACCGCCCACCACGTCGACGGCGTGCTGCTGGTGTCCCTGCACGCCGACGACCCCCTGCCCGACCGCCTGGTCGAGGCGGGGGTGCCGTTTGTGATCGGCGGCCGGCCCTCGTGGCAGACCCGCCACCCCGTGCACTCGGTGGACGTCGACAACGTCGGCGGGGCGCACACCGCCACCCGCAGGCTCGTCGAGACCGGCCGGCGGCGCATCGCCACCGTCGCCGGCCCCCCCGACATGGTGGCCGGCGAGGACCGCCTGGAGGGCTACCTCACGGCGCTGCGCGAGGCCGGCCTGCCCCCGGCGCCCGAACTCGTGGCCCGCGGCGACTTCAGCTACGAGAGCGGCGAGGCCGCCATGCGCCGGATCCTGGAGGCCGCCCCCGACGTCGACGCGGTGTTCGTCGCCTCCGACCCCATGGCGCTGGCGGTCCTCAAGGTGCTGCGCAGCGCCGGCCGGCGCGTCCCCGACGACGTCGCCGTCATCGGCTACGACAACTCGCCCTTCGCCGCCCACAGCGACCCCCCGCTGACCAGCGTGCACCAGCCCACCGAGCGCATGGGCAGCGAGATGGCGCGCATCCTGGCCGACATCGCGATCCCCGGCGCCGCCGACCACACCGAGCGGATGCTCGACACCCACCTGGTCATCCGCGAGTCCGGCTGA
- a CDS encoding roadblock/LC7 domain-containing protein has product MNQPVNELNWLITDFANRVPDVAHAIVVSSDGLPLASSTGFPADRADQLAAIASGLSSLTQGAARVFEGGAVAQTVVEMERGLLLIMSISDGSCLAVLAAAECDLGLVAYEMTLLVERAGRALTPAARTSGIH; this is encoded by the coding sequence ATGAATCAACCGGTGAATGAGCTGAACTGGCTGATCACTGACTTCGCGAATCGAGTGCCGGACGTCGCACACGCGATCGTGGTTTCGTCGGACGGTCTGCCACTCGCCTCCTCTACCGGCTTCCCCGCCGACCGGGCCGACCAGCTCGCGGCCATCGCCTCGGGCCTCTCCAGCCTCACCCAGGGCGCCGCGCGCGTCTTCGAGGGCGGCGCTGTCGCCCAGACCGTGGTCGAGATGGAGCGCGGACTCCTGCTGATCATGTCGATCAGCGACGGTTCCTGCCTTGCCGTACTGGCGGCGGCCGAGTGCGACCTCGGCCTTGTCGCATACGAGATGACCCTGCTCGTCGAACGGGCCGGTCGTGCGCTGACCCCGGCGGCGCGCACCTCGGGAATCCACTGA
- a CDS encoding carbohydrate ABC transporter permease encodes MRQATPLTYFALLLTLVLSVFPLWWMFVIATRTTTAASQFPPALLPGPNFGANIVRLFENPSANFTTGLLNSLIASTTVAVSVVFFCSLAGFALAKLNFKGRTVATVAVVVTMAVPVQIGLVPLLILMEWFGWRGELQSVIVPFMVSGFGVFMMRQYVTQTIPDELIEAARIDGCSTFRIYWSIVLPALRPAMVVLGLLTFMQTWNEFIWALAVLSPSNPTVQFSIQQLNESAYARDFALMFTGATFATLPLLIIFVVLGRQLVGRIMEGAIKA; translated from the coding sequence ATGCGCCAGGCCACGCCGCTGACCTACTTCGCGCTGCTGCTGACCCTCGTGCTGTCGGTGTTCCCGCTGTGGTGGATGTTCGTCATCGCCACCCGCACCACCACCGCGGCCAGCCAGTTCCCCCCGGCCCTGCTGCCCGGGCCCAACTTCGGCGCCAACATCGTGCGCCTGTTCGAGAACCCCTCGGCCAACTTCACCACCGGCCTGCTCAACTCCCTCATCGCCTCGACCACGGTGGCGGTCTCGGTGGTGTTCTTCTGCTCCCTGGCCGGGTTCGCGCTGGCCAAGCTGAACTTCAAGGGCCGCACCGTGGCCACCGTGGCGGTCGTGGTCACCATGGCCGTGCCCGTGCAGATCGGGCTGGTGCCGCTGCTGATCCTCATGGAGTGGTTCGGCTGGCGCGGCGAGCTGCAGTCGGTGATCGTGCCGTTCATGGTCAGCGGTTTCGGCGTGTTCATGATGCGCCAGTACGTCACCCAGACCATCCCCGACGAGCTGATCGAGGCGGCCCGCATCGACGGCTGCTCCACGTTCCGCATCTACTGGAGCATCGTGCTGCCCGCCCTGCGCCCGGCCATGGTGGTGCTGGGCCTGCTGACGTTCATGCAGACCTGGAACGAGTTCATCTGGGCCCTCGCCGTGCTCTCGCCGAGCAACCCCACGGTCCAGTTCTCCATCCAGCAGCTCAACGAGTCCGCCTACGCGCGCGACTTCGCCCTGATGTTCACCGGCGCGACCTTCGCGACCCTCCCCCTACTCATCATTTTCGTCGTGCTCGGCCGCCAGCTCGTCGGCCGCATCATGGAAGGTGCGATCAAAGCGTGA